One window from the genome of Corvus moneduloides isolate bCorMon1 chromosome 9, bCorMon1.pri, whole genome shotgun sequence encodes:
- the TNFSF4 gene encoding tumor necrosis factor ligand superfamily member 4 produces MEGQPDAEPRDREQMDCEREAVGDEWKRWQRGQVRNTLHLVSAVAQWILLLACLIYLGIDFLRPATTQSDKVLWTHIRYTGKSIKGVAMNLSAELGPIQIRNGSIMIPCDGLYLVSLKSSIYMEEEDLLKLTLVKGTHKTTSSALWEQTVQKSDTTVNLTTVLFLFQEDRITLWTNSNATISGLSFSLVLVTPRADCRS; encoded by the exons ATGGAAGGACAGCCGGATGCAGAGCCAAGAGATCGAGAGCAGATGGATTGTGAGAGGGAAGCTGTGGGGGATGAATGGAAGCGCTGGCAAAGAGGACAGGTTAGGAACACGCTGCACCTCGTGTCCGCAGTTGCTCAGTGGATATTGCTGCTTGCCTGCCTGATTTACCTTGGTATAGATTTTCTGCGGCCCGCAACG acCCAGAGCGACAAAGTGCTGTGGACCCACATCCGGTACACAG GTAAAAGCATCAAGGGGGTAGCCATGAATCTCAGTGCTGAATTAGGCCCTATTCAGATCAGAAATGGTTCTATCATGATCCCCTGTGATGGCCTCTACCTCGTGTCCCTGAAGAGTTCCATCTACATGGAAGAGGAGGACTTGCTGAAGCTGACCCTTGTGAAGGGGACACACAAGACAACCAGCAGTGCCCTGTGGGAGCAGACTGTGCAGAAAAGCGACACCACAGTAAATCTCACCACAGTGCTCTTCTTGTTTCAGGAAGACAGAATCACTCTGTGGACCAACTCCAATGCCACCATCTCAGGTCTATCATTTAGCCTGGTGTTAGTGACACCAAGGGCTGACTGTAGGAGCTGA